From a region of the candidate division KSB1 bacterium genome:
- a CDS encoding phosphate ABC transporter substrate-binding protein, with amino-acid sequence MRILLNFFRIIFLIAGCAGVHQPQVNIIRLKGSDTMLPLTTRWAEAYMKQHPNTSIYVAGGGSALGFKSLIKGDCDICASSRPIQSHEAQLLAQKYGKIGMAFLVAKDALSIYLHPENPVQNLALDQVKAIFTGAISQWSEVGGNREPIHVVVRSPNSGTYLYFMEHVLEGQPYVSGAQITPTTTAMVKIISEKVNAIGYGGIAYGQNLKHCHIDNVAPTPENVRFDRYPIARYLYLYTIDTPQGEVKRFIDWVLKDGQAIVRQVGYIPIWEVQSN; translated from the coding sequence ATGAGAATTCTGCTGAATTTTTTCCGAATAATTTTTCTGATCGCTGGTTGCGCAGGCGTCCACCAACCACAGGTGAATATAATTCGCCTTAAAGGATCGGATACCATGTTGCCGCTCACCACTCGCTGGGCCGAAGCCTATATGAAGCAACATCCGAATACTTCGATTTATGTGGCAGGAGGAGGCTCAGCCTTGGGTTTTAAAAGCTTAATCAAAGGAGACTGCGATATCTGCGCATCCTCCCGCCCCATTCAGTCCCACGAAGCTCAACTTTTGGCGCAGAAATACGGCAAAATTGGCATGGCATTCTTGGTAGCGAAGGACGCTCTCAGCATTTATCTCCACCCAGAAAATCCTGTTCAGAATTTAGCCCTTGACCAGGTGAAAGCGATTTTCACAGGAGCTATTAGCCAGTGGAGTGAGGTTGGGGGTAATCGCGAACCCATCCATGTCGTCGTGCGCTCGCCCAACTCGGGCACATATCTCTATTTTATGGAGCATGTACTAGAAGGCCAGCCTTATGTCTCTGGCGCCCAAATAACTCCAACTACGACGGCTATGGTCAAGATCATCTCCGAAAAAGTAAATGCCATTGGCTATGGCGGTATTGCTTATGGTCAAAATCTCAAGCATTGCCATATTGACAATGTCGCCCCAACGCCGGAAAATGTACGCTTCGATCGCTATCCTATTGCTCGATATTTATACCTCTACACTATTGACACGCCACAAGGAGAGGTGAAAAGGTTTATCGATTGGGTGCTGAAAGATGGACAAGCGATCGTTCGCCAAGTGGGC